In Zobellia roscoffensis, the following are encoded in one genomic region:
- a CDS encoding alpha/beta hydrolase family protein, with protein sequence MIKNVIGLSIFLILGTTQVVAQKEDSTQLPDISSFHQDLFVPEITEGTPVAGKRLRQTLASYLNTDVYHLVYLPTNYKEGKKYPVIVEYPGNGPYTSASGDVSTGQVDGCNLGYGLSEGKGFIWISMPFISADGNENQKWWWGDIEATKRYCIDTVKEVCTKFGGDTSNIILVGFSRGAIAVNYIGLHDDEISHLWKAFIVNSHYDGLKTWDYPNSDKTSALERLKRLNGRPQFICSEGHGTAKSKNYLDQSGIQGNFTFMNIPVRNHTNTWTLYDLKERENIRTWLAETIKKN encoded by the coding sequence ATGATTAAGAACGTAATTGGACTTTCTATATTTCTTATTCTGGGCACTACACAAGTAGTAGCCCAGAAAGAAGATAGTACCCAATTACCTGATATCAGCTCTTTTCATCAAGACCTTTTTGTTCCTGAAATAACGGAAGGAACACCTGTAGCCGGTAAACGACTTAGACAAACTTTGGCTTCGTACCTAAACACAGATGTCTATCACTTAGTCTACCTGCCTACGAATTATAAAGAAGGCAAAAAATATCCAGTTATTGTAGAATATCCGGGTAACGGGCCATATACAAGTGCTTCTGGAGATGTTTCAACAGGCCAAGTAGACGGTTGTAATTTGGGATATGGTCTTAGCGAAGGCAAAGGTTTTATATGGATAAGTATGCCTTTTATAAGTGCTGATGGCAACGAAAACCAAAAATGGTGGTGGGGAGATATAGAAGCAACCAAAAGGTACTGCATAGACACGGTTAAAGAAGTCTGTACTAAATTTGGGGGTGATACTTCCAACATTATTTTAGTTGGATTCTCAAGAGGAGCCATCGCTGTAAATTATATAGGGCTTCATGATGATGAAATCTCCCATCTTTGGAAGGCCTTTATCGTTAATTCACATTATGACGGTTTAAAAACATGGGACTACCCAAATTCCGATAAAACATCGGCCCTTGAACGATTAAAGCGCCTGAACGGAAGACCTCAATTTATTTGCTCCGAAGGCCATGGAACGGCAAAAAGTAAAAATTACCTGGACCAATCAGGTATTCAAGGAAACTTTACTTTTATGAACATCCCAGTTAGAAATCATACCAATACTTGGACTTTATATGATTTAAAAGAACGAGAAAATATTAGAACATGGCTAGCGGAAACAATCAAAAAAAACTAA